The DNA window CGGGCGGCCGGTGTTGAAGTGGAACACCGTGCCCACCGTCCAGTTGTTGCCGAACTTGTAGCTGACCGCCGCGTTGACCACGTGAGCCTGCTCGAAGGCGAAGGGCAGGGTGACCTTCTCCGAGCCCACCACGCGGTTGTCATCGCCATAGCGGTCGATGCTCACGCGGCGCTTGCTCTGGAGGAAGCTGTAGGAGACCCAGCCGAACCAGTCGCGGCCCAGCGGGTGACGGGCCATCAGCTCGAAGCCGTACGCGTAGCCGCTCGTGGCGGGCTGGGTGTTGCCCACGCCTCCGCGCCGGCGGTTCTCCGCGACCTGCTCCAGGTCCAGCTCCACCGCGCGGGAGATGGGGTTGTAGAAGACGTCGCCGCTCAGCTCCAGGCCCTCCGCCGCCTTCCACTCGGCGCCCACGTCGAACTGGAGGCCCTCCTGGAGTCCGTAGCGGAGGCTCGCGGTGTCCACGGCCGGCAGGTGCAGCAGCACGGTGGGCGGCTGGTGGAACAGTCCCGCGCCCCCCTTCACGACCAGCGTCTCGGTGAGGCGCCGGCGGACGGACAGGCGCGGCTCCACCACCGTGTGCTGGATGCCCGGGGACAGGTGGTAGCTGTCCACGCGCACACCGGGCTGGAGCACCCACGCGTCCGAGGGCAACCACGTCACGGAGGCATACGCGCCGGAGAAGGTCGCCAGCGACGAGGGGCGCTTGAGCGGGTCGGCCGAGTCCTCTGGCCGCGTCCCCGGAGGAATGCCCGTGCCGGACATCTGGGTGGCGGCGCGGCGGTGCTCGATATCCCCGCCGACGATGAACTCCAGCGTCTCGTGCAGGCGGCGCTTCCAACTGGTGCGCGCGGCGAAGCTCACCTGGTTCATCCCGTACTCGCCCACCTCGCGGCGGCCCATGCCCGCGCCGTTGGGACGCCGGTACGACTCCTCACCCACCAGGCCCATGGCATCCGAGCCCACGGTGACGCCGGCCTCCGCTTCGCCCTCCGCGAGCGGATGGGTGAACCGCAGGTCCGCGCGGTGGAAGCGGGAGGTGATGCCGACGCCCAGGTCTCCCTCGTAGTCCGTGCCCGGCGTGGAGCCCACGTTGTCGGAGCTGCCCAGGGCGAACAGGCGCAGCCGCCCCTGGCCGACCTTCTGTTCGACGCGGGCCTGGTAGTCCCAGAAGTTCGCGTGCACGCCCGGGTCGCTCGAGCCAGTCATCAGCTTGGAGCCCACGGTGAGCAGCAGCGCGGAGTAGCTGATGCGGCCCGCGACGCTGACGGAGGTGCCGGTGCTCTCGAACGGGTACTCGATGAAGCCGCCGCTGTTGAGCAGGTCCGCGTACGCGGTGAAGTGCAGCCGGTCCTCGCGAGGACGGCTCAGCCGGCCCTCCACCGCGCCGCCCAGCACGCGGCCGTACTGCACGGGGGGCGCGCCCGGGAAGAAGTCGACGGTGTCGATGAAGTCCGGGTGGATGACCGCGGGCCCCAGCAGCAGGTGGTACAGCATGGGGATGCGCACGCCGTCGAGGAAGAAGCCGGTGGCGGCCGGCTGGCTGCCGCGCACCACGGGATAGCTGATGCCCGAGGCGAGGCTGCCCACGCCGGGCATGAGCATGACGACGCGGAAGGGGTCTCCCAGCGTGCCGGGCACCTCGCGAATCTCCTGCTCGTGCAGGGTGATACGCGTCACCTCGGTGCGAGGCCGGTCATCGCGCACCACCGTCTCGTAGGGATTCACGCGGCCGGGCTGGAGCCGGTAGATGACCTGGAGGGACTGGCCGTCGGCGAGGGTCTCCTCGAACTGGCCGGGCTGGTGTCCGGGGGCGCGCACCTCGACCTTGTGCGGACCGGGGCCGAGCTCCAGGGCGAAGCGGCCCTCGGCGTCCACGGTGCCCACGGGCTCGGCGCTTCCGTCGATGAAGAGCGTGGCGTCGGCCAGGGGGCGGCGGGTGCCTCGGGCGCGCACCTCTCCGGTGAGGCGCGCGGTGGCGACGGGGACGGGCGCGGCGGGGGGCTCGAAGCGGTAGAGAAAGGGCAGCCGCACCGCGACGGGGGCACCGGCCAGCGTGGCGGGGGTGAAGCGCAGGCCCGGGGCGGCCTGGAGCGCGGCCTCCGTGAGCCGGGGCTCCTGGGGCGCGGTGACGACCTTCACCTCGGAGACGGTGCCCTCGGTGCTCACGAGCAGCTCCAGGACGACCTCGCCCGGGGTGCCCTCCAGGCCCTCGGGCCAGGCGGCGGGAGACGGCGTCACCAGCGTGGGCGGCACCAACTGGGCCTCGCTGCTGTCGGGGGCAAGGCCCAACCGCCGGGCGTCCTCGGCGGAGAGGGCGGGGCCTCCGTCCTGGTTCTGGAGCTCGACCTCCACTTCACGCGACTCGGCGGTGGGCGTGGGCAGCCCTTGTGTCCAGGCGAGGCCGGGCCAGAAGGCCAGCAGCAACAGGGCACGGACGACGTGACGATGAAACTTCATGGACCCCCTCAACACCTGAGGACTCGAGAACTGTTACCTGGTGGGCACCGCATCAGGCGGGCCCAGGCTCGCCCCTCGGTGCGGGGGGAGTCCACATCTTCCGGTGGGGCGCGAGGTGGGGGCTTTCCGTGGAATCGGAGGGGGCGATGAACCCGGAGGAGTGCCCGAGGGTGCGGCCGCGTGTGTGGCACCTCACGGACAAGGGGCACGGGCGTGCCGCCTGCGTGAAGGCGACTGGGGGGCACCATTACTGTTGAGGCGGGGGTGGGGCTCATGGGGGAAGGAGCGCGAGGTATGCGCACGTCGAAGGATGAGCTGCTCTTCCGGGCGATGGAGCACGCCGTCGCGGGAAGGGCCGTGGAGGCGCGGCGGGCGTTGAGCTCGCTGGAGTCGCGGTTGCAGGTGGACGTGGTGCCGGAGGACCTGGGCTACCACCTCTTCGCGATGGCGGTGGCGCACCGGTTGGAGGGCTCGGGTGCGCGCAATCCCTATCTGAATCCACGGGTGGAGGAGGGTGGGCGGCAGATTGATTTGTTCCGTTCGCTGATGACGTACATGCCATTGGCGGCGACGGCGGATGTGTTGGCGAACGCGGTGCTGGAGGAGCTGCTGGGGACGCGAGGCGAGGCGACGCTCGTCGACGTGGGCATCGGGCAGGGGCGCCAGGAGGCGCGGCTGCTGAGGTTGTTGTCGAGGCGCGGGGTGTTGCCACGCCGGTTGACGCTGGTGGGCGTGGACCCGAGCGGCGCGAGCCTCGAGCAGGCGGAGTCCACGGTGGCGAAGGTGGCGAGCGAGGTGGGCGGGACGGTGCGCTTCTTGGGCGTGGAGGCGCCGGTGGAGGAGGTGTCCGAGGCGACGTGGTCGAAGCTGCGCGAGCTGCCGGGGCCTCGGGTGGTGAACGCGGCGTTCGCGATGCATCACGTGGCGGAGCAGCCGGGGCGCGCGGGCGCGGCGCGGGATGAGGTGCTCAGGCACCTGCGTGGGTTGGACCCGGTGGGGCTGGTGTTGTCCGAGCCGAACACGGACCACTTCGGCGCCTCGCCGCTGGTGCGCTTCGAGCATGCGTGGCGGCACTTCACGCATGTCTTCCAATTGCTCGACACGCTG is part of the Myxococcus landrumus genome and encodes:
- a CDS encoding TonB-dependent receptor domain-containing protein codes for the protein MKFHRHVVRALLLLAFWPGLAWTQGLPTPTAESREVEVELQNQDGGPALSAEDARRLGLAPDSSEAQLVPPTLVTPSPAAWPEGLEGTPGEVVLELLVSTEGTVSEVKVVTAPQEPRLTEAALQAAPGLRFTPATLAGAPVAVRLPFLYRFEPPAAPVPVATARLTGEVRARGTRRPLADATLFIDGSAEPVGTVDAEGRFALELGPGPHKVEVRAPGHQPGQFEETLADGQSLQVIYRLQPGRVNPYETVVRDDRPRTEVTRITLHEQEIREVPGTLGDPFRVVMLMPGVGSLASGISYPVVRGSQPAATGFFLDGVRIPMLYHLLLGPAVIHPDFIDTVDFFPGAPPVQYGRVLGGAVEGRLSRPREDRLHFTAYADLLNSGGFIEYPFESTGTSVSVAGRISYSALLLTVGSKLMTGSSDPGVHANFWDYQARVEQKVGQGRLRLFALGSSDNVGSTPGTDYEGDLGVGITSRFHRADLRFTHPLAEGEAEAGVTVGSDAMGLVGEESYRRPNGAGMGRREVGEYGMNQVSFAARTSWKRRLHETLEFIVGGDIEHRRAATQMSGTGIPPGTRPEDSADPLKRPSSLATFSGAYASVTWLPSDAWVLQPGVRVDSYHLSPGIQHTVVEPRLSVRRRLTETLVVKGGAGLFHQPPTVLLHLPAVDTASLRYGLQEGLQFDVGAEWKAAEGLELSGDVFYNPISRAVELDLEQVAENRRRGGVGNTQPATSGYAYGFELMARHPLGRDWFGWVSYSFLQSKRRVSIDRYGDDNRVVGSEKVTLPFAFEQAHVVNAAVSYKFGNNWTVGTVFHFNTGRPEAGEITSLTQRLVTTPDGEQQWVRQDRDKAERLDAFFRVDLRVAKSWAMEDFTLDAYLDVLNVSAQKEVVAYEYGFSFNTGAAERKPTNIPVILPLFGLKGTY
- a CDS encoding GRAS family protein, giving the protein MRTSKDELLFRAMEHAVAGRAVEARRALSSLESRLQVDVVPEDLGYHLFAMAVAHRLEGSGARNPYLNPRVEEGGRQIDLFRSLMTYMPLAATADVLANAVLEELLGTRGEATLVDVGIGQGRQEARLLRLLSRRGVLPRRLTLVGVDPSGASLEQAESTVAKVASEVGGTVRFLGVEAPVEEVSEATWSKLRELPGPRVVNAAFAMHHVAEQPGRAGAARDEVLRHLRGLDPVGLVLSEPNTDHFGASPLVRFEHAWRHFTHVFQLLDTLGVPSEERAAIKRFFGREVEDVVGTVDEAARCERHETAATWMERLRRAGFVPLELLERVRPEGVHPALTLRREPGLVGLSWREEMLVAVLAVRPDIARA